In a single window of the Rhodamnia argentea isolate NSW1041297 chromosome 2, ASM2092103v1, whole genome shotgun sequence genome:
- the LOC115752702 gene encoding F-box/LRR-repeat protein 2, whose protein sequence is MSDQSECRELPRECWETVFGSLDSEADLEYLSAVCKQFLSISDGLRTSLSIPNQLTPYLPSLLSRFKSLKSIDLSPFRGDPYYVLLQIARFRFPLERLDLSNQQYLRLDGLREMGSKFGALRVLVLSKIMFLQDNDLVSVAGYFPMLEELDISYPELSPSVRVTDRGVSVLSQKLKRLSRIDVSGNQFLSDQSLIALSTNCPSLREIGFRDCSFITQSGIASLIKNRPELVSLAVNDIGLSIMYKALVHSFGFARGLSSLDFSRSFISDGLLMSVAEANIPLKRLVLSRASGFTFDGISEIVLKHRGIEVLDLEAVSFLTDHYIGAICKVLLSLTSVNVSLCSKLTNTTLYNLTRQCPLLKEIKMEKTNLKKDGADETDIVVNSRVRSLNISRNVDLTDEGLKKIVRACPNLQHLNVGYCAEITGGGIMGVLKSCREIKHLEISHCKNTDNLCIDFELPHLEVLHAEGSGLNDQQLAAIGRRCCRLKRLDLPNCLNLSTAGVAEAVSHCRTLRELNLRWCYNLNVDLTFLAWMVFARPSLRRIVPPCPSMLSESQRDFLVQHGCLLCD, encoded by the coding sequence ATGTCGGATCAATCCGAGTGCAGAGAGCTGCCCCGAGAGTGCTGGGAGACCGTCTTCGGCTCCTTGGACTCCGAGGCAGACCTCGAGTACCTCTCCGCCGTCTGCAAGCAATTCCTCTCCATCTCCGACGGCCTCCGCACCTCCCTTTCCATCCCAAACCAATTGACGCCCTACCTTCCCTCCCTCCTCTCCCGCTTCAAATCCCTGAAGTCCATCGACCTTAGCCCGTTCCGGGGCGACCCCTACTACGTCCTCCTCCAGATCGCGCGGTTCCGGTTCCCCCTCGAGCGCCTCGACCTCTCGAACCAGCAGTACCTCCGCCTCGACGGGTTGCGAGAGATGGGGTCCAAGTTCGGGGCTTTGAGGGTCTTGGTGCTGTCCAAGATTATGTTTTTGCAGGATAACGACTTGGTTTCGGTGGCGGGGTACTTTCCGATGCTCGAAGAGCTCGACATTAGCTATCCGGAGCTGAGTCCTTCGGTTCGGGTCACGGATCGCGGTGTCTCCGTCCTGTCGCAAAAGCTGAAGAGGCTGTCGCGAATCGATGTTTCCGGTAATCAGTTTCTCTCTGATCAGTCTCTTATCGCACTGTCGACTAATTGCCCGTCTCTCAGGGAAATTGGTTTTAGGGATTGTAGTTTTATTACTCAGAGTGGCATTGCTTCGTTGATAAAGAACAGACCTGAATTGGTCTCCCTGGCCGTAAATGACATCGGATTGTCGATCATGTACAAGGCGTTGGTCCATTCGTTCGGTTTCGCAAGGGGATTAAGTAGTCTGGATTTCTCGCGCTCATTTATCTCGGATGGGTTGCTGATGTCCGTCGCAGAGGCAAATATTCCATTAAAACGCCTCGTTCTTTCCCGTGCTTCGGGGTTTACATTCGATGGGATTTCGGAGATCGTGTTGAAGCACAGGGGCATTGAGGTCTTAGATTTGGAGGCAGTAAGTTTCCTCACGGATCACTACATCGGCGCGATATGCAAGGTTCTTCTTAGCCTGACCTCAGTTAATGTCAGTCTCTGCTCAAAGCTCACGAACACAACGTTGTATAACCTCACGAGACAATGCCCCTTGCTGAAGGAAATCAAGATGGAGAAGACGAACCTAAAGAAGGATGGTGCTGATGAAACTGATATCGTGGTGAATTCTCGAGTGAGGTCTCTTAACATATCTCGTAATGTGGATTTGACCGACGAAGGCCTCAAGAAGATCGTGCGTGCGTGCCCCAACTTGCAGCATCTCAATGTGGGCTATTGTGCGGAGATAACTGGGGGCGGCATTATGGGCGTGCTGAAGAGCTGCCGTGAAATCAAGCATTTGGAGATCAGTCATTGTAAAAACACCGATAATCTATGCATCGACTTTGAACTCCCGCATTTGGAGGTCTTACATGCAGAAGGGTCCGGACTGAACGACCAGCAGCTAGCGGCAATCGGAAGGAGATGTTGTCGTCTCAAGCGCCTCGACTTACCGAACTGTTTGAACCTGTCAACAGCAGGGGTGGCCGAGGCAGTGAGCCATTGCAGGACATTGAGGGAGCTAAATCTCAGGTGGTGCTATAATCTAAATGTGGATCTCACATTTCTAGCTTGGATGGTGTTTGCAAGGCCATCGTTGAGGAGAATAGTCCCACCTTGCCCGTCCATGTTGTCCGAAAGCCAGAGGGACTTCCTCGTGCAGCATGGTTGTCTTCTTTGTGATTAG
- the LOC115752691 gene encoding uncharacterized protein LOC115752691: MALQLRSGRKSLPSPSLMRFFSEKPDPDAESPPPNFTPDDTDSKPQSSTPHVPLSNFLSQVRARLKQDQQQQQQQQQQRYNRPTFSSSFPASNAPNQQPSRAASLEESRRNLSEFRRRSAVPDPLVSSNVRSVTFQELYNRNVIARNGEANSGGPGSVPTKPGGKLSLNAISESLTKMGSGQNTGPDALPKSRNLMSLSQLANSLRTSPGLGDSGSGIKAIGGGENLPPSVFGREMRERKEGEGKTLDGRSKTEFLRMYGYADLGGKLKMLRPECVAKGRDGKGWFSLEELNERLVKLREMEEKQTGGSPFSDLRSSLTHMKYADDEKTKKTTLLRLNLLGQLGGTPDFMLQPPKEQLVEKYFHPDNMSSAEKLKIQLAEVRDEFKMSQSDCGSARVQVAQLTTKIKHLAKALHKKDKHSRKGLEAMVQRRKRLLKYLRRTDWDSYCLVLSKLGLRDNPDYKNA, translated from the exons ATGGCTCTCCAGCTCAGGAGCGGACGGAAATCGCTCCCTAGCCCTTCCCTCATGCGCTTCTTCTCCGAAAAGCCAGACCCAGATGCGGAATCGCCTCCACCAAACTTCACTCCCGACGACACTGACTCAAAGCCGCAGTCTTCGACGCCACATGTCCCTCTCTCTAATTTCTTGAGCCAGGTCAGAGCGAGGCTCAAACAGGAtcagcaacagcagcaacagcagcagcagcagcgatATAACAGACCCACTTTCTCGTCTTCTTTTCCCGCGTCGAATGCGCCGAACCAACAGCCTTCGAGAGCCGCTTCCCTCGAGGAAAGCCGGAGAAACCTCTCCGAGTTCCGTCGCCGGTCTGCGGTGCCGGACCCGTTGGTCTCCTCCAATGTCCGGTCCGTTACTTTCCAGGAGTTGTACAATCGCAATGTGATAGCGAGGAACGGGGAGGCTAATTCGGGTGGTCCCGGGTCTGTGCCTACGAAACCGGGGGGGAAGCTCTCCTTGAATGCGATCAGCGAGAGCCTGACGAAGATGGGGTCCGGTCAGAACACCGGTCCTGACGCCCTTCCGAAGAGCAGGAACCTGATGTCACTCTCGCAGTTAGCTAATTCTCTGAGGACGAGCCCGGGGCTAGGGGACTCGGGTTCGGGAATCAAGGCTATCGGAGGGGGCGAGAATTTGCCCCCGTCGGTGTTTGGGAGGGAGATGAGGGAGAGGAAGGAAGGGGAAGGGAAAACGCTCGATGGCAGGTCGAAAACGGAGTTCTTGAGGATGTATGGTTATGCAGATTTGGGAGGGAAGTTGAAGATGTTGAGGCCAGAGTGCGTGGCGAAAGGTAGAGATGGGAAGGGGTGGTTTTCACTGGAGGAGTTGAATGAGAGGTTGGTGAAGTTGAGGGAGATGGAGGAGAAACAGACGGGAGGGTCTCCTTTCAGTGATTTGAGGTCAAGTTTGACCCACATGAAATATGCTGATGatgagaagacgaagaagacgacgc tcCTGAGACTAAATTTGCTAGGACAGTTAGGGGGAACTCCAGACTTCATGCTGCAGCCTCCAAAGGAACAATTAGTTGAAAAG TACTTCCATCCGGATAACATGTCTTCTGCAGAAAAACTGAAGATTCAGCTTGCGGAAGTGAGGGACGAGTTTAAAATGTCACAGTCAGACTGTGGATCTGCACGTGTGCAAG TGGCGCAGCTGACGACAAAGATAAAGCATTTAGCGAAAGCCTTACACAAAAAG GATAAGCATTCTCGAAAAGGGCTTGAAGCGATGGTGCAGCGAAGGAAGAGGCTCTTGAAGTATTTGCGAAGGACAGACTGGGATTCATACTGCCTAGTTCTCTCTAAGCTTGGACTGCGCGATAACCCGGATTACAAGAACGCATGA